The Gemmata palustris genome includes a region encoding these proteins:
- a CDS encoding IS701 family transposase, which translates to MSVPKVFPRDYIEFLIATPKACSGTEAARVQPEQPDPPAHDAFTRLLTRLEPDPDTLWADAQAQVRRDDGVLVVDDSTLDKPYARSIELVTRHWSGKHRAVVQGINLVSLLWTDGDRHIPCDYRVYDKADARTKNDHFGDMIRTAYARGFAPRCVVFDGWYSSLENLKLIRNCGWTWLTRLKSNRLVNLDRRGTRALADTAIAATGTEVWLPGFGLVKVFGIATPNGGTVYWATNDLGMGDLTRLQFADFSWAIEHYHRGIKQCTGVERCQCRTARAQRNHIGLALRAFLRFEAHCFATGISWIEAKTAIIRDAVRAYLARPCIGFPSHRTA; encoded by the coding sequence ATGAGCGTGCCCAAGGTGTTTCCGCGTGACTACATCGAGTTCTTGATCGCGACCCCGAAGGCGTGCTCGGGAACGGAGGCCGCGCGGGTGCAACCGGAACAACCGGACCCACCGGCCCACGACGCGTTTACCCGACTGCTGACCCGGTTGGAACCCGATCCCGACACCCTCTGGGCCGACGCGCAAGCCCAGGTCCGGCGGGACGACGGGGTTCTCGTCGTGGACGACTCGACCCTGGACAAGCCGTATGCCCGGTCCATCGAATTGGTCACCCGACACTGGTCCGGCAAGCACCGCGCGGTGGTCCAGGGGATCAACCTGGTGTCCCTGCTGTGGACCGATGGGGACCGACACATCCCGTGCGACTACCGCGTGTACGACAAGGCCGATGCTCGGACCAAGAACGATCACTTCGGGGACATGATTCGGACCGCCTACGCGCGGGGGTTCGCCCCTCGGTGCGTGGTGTTCGACGGCTGGTATAGCAGCCTGGAGAACCTGAAGTTGATCCGCAACTGCGGGTGGACGTGGCTCACCCGGCTCAAGTCGAATCGGCTGGTGAACCTCGACCGTCGGGGCACGCGAGCCCTAGCGGACACGGCCATTGCAGCCACGGGCACGGAGGTGTGGTTGCCCGGGTTCGGGTTGGTGAAGGTATTCGGGATTGCCACCCCAAACGGTGGCACCGTGTACTGGGCCACCAACGACCTGGGGATGGGCGACCTGACGCGGTTGCAATTCGCCGACTTCTCCTGGGCCATCGAGCACTACCACCGGGGCATCAAGCAATGCACCGGCGTCGAGAGGTGTCAGTGCCGCACCGCCCGAGCCCAGCGGAACCACATCGGGCTCGCCCTGCGTGCCTTCCTGCGGTTCGAGGCCCATTGCTTCGCAACCGGTATCAGTTGGATTGAAGCCAAGACCGCAATCATCCGGGACGCCGTCCGAGCCTACCTCGCACGCCCCTGTATTGGCTTCCCAAGCCATCGCACTGCGTAA
- a CDS encoding Uma2 family endonuclease: MSTTVLPAHRSLAATSQRLTENWLRNVFSPDLYTVLGRDAKAGAPDDHTPDVAVVRAHPKTDAERGPILVIEFEDADTAYDIADQAGRNAAAGVPDYWVLDVVARKLTIFRAPQPDPDAPHGFSYKQTRVCSPNALVAPLWAELHLAQLVDLLP; encoded by the coding sequence ATGTCTACGACCGTCTTGCCCGCGCACCGTTCGCTCGCGGCCACTTCTCAGCGCCTGACCGAGAACTGGCTGCGTAACGTTTTTTCACCCGACCTGTACACCGTTCTCGGGCGCGACGCGAAAGCCGGTGCGCCCGACGACCACACCCCGGACGTCGCTGTCGTTCGTGCCCACCCGAAGACTGACGCCGAGCGCGGACCGATTCTCGTGATCGAGTTCGAGGACGCCGATACCGCCTACGACATTGCCGACCAAGCGGGCCGAAACGCCGCCGCGGGCGTACCCGATTACTGGGTGCTCGATGTGGTGGCCCGCAAGCTCACGATTTTCCGCGCCCCCCAACCGGACCCGGACGCGCCGCACGGTTTCTCCTACAAACAGACACGGGTCTGTTCGCCGAACGCGCTGGTCGCGCCGCTCTGGGCCGAACTGCACCTCGCGCAATTAGTCGACCTGTTGCCGTAA
- a CDS encoding tetratricopeptide repeat protein: MMRFFVGACAVLGLSELAPARAQFVAAPLHGPGYGFGSRYSYRSGFGFSFGGPHVRVSGFSGGFVSRAVFYPPLVPVAPFGAAGFGPVPPVGPFGFGPAFGNGWGYAAPNVIVTPPPIIIGGNFGNPDPDAAAENVPPPRNDAVAFPRGAKETDFLVISPRKGTTVPEITRVAPPPQPAPMGAFDPFKPVVKVAVEQPEADPKKEAARLVKLARAAFALGDYGRAAEHFERAIAADPTDARAYFLHAQARFAAGQFAEAVARIRDGLARDAKWPAAAFDPAEMYDGRADRFAAHLAALKKAVADNPGQATLEFLLGYQLWFGGEKAESEKLFRAAEKHLTAPGPISLFK, from the coding sequence ATGATGCGGTTCTTCGTTGGCGCTTGCGCGGTGTTGGGGCTGTCCGAACTGGCCCCGGCAAGGGCGCAGTTCGTGGCCGCGCCTTTGCACGGTCCCGGGTACGGTTTTGGTAGCAGGTATTCGTACCGGAGCGGGTTCGGGTTCTCGTTCGGTGGACCGCACGTCCGCGTCAGTGGGTTCTCCGGCGGGTTCGTGTCGCGTGCCGTGTTCTACCCGCCACTGGTTCCCGTCGCGCCGTTCGGGGCGGCCGGGTTCGGACCCGTTCCCCCGGTCGGGCCGTTCGGCTTCGGCCCGGCGTTCGGGAACGGGTGGGGCTACGCGGCCCCGAATGTGATCGTCACCCCACCGCCCATCATTATCGGCGGGAACTTCGGGAACCCCGACCCGGATGCCGCTGCCGAGAATGTTCCCCCGCCGCGCAACGACGCGGTCGCGTTCCCGCGCGGCGCGAAGGAAACAGACTTCCTCGTGATCTCGCCCAGAAAGGGCACGACCGTTCCCGAAATCACCCGCGTCGCTCCGCCGCCTCAACCGGCCCCAATGGGCGCGTTCGATCCGTTCAAGCCGGTCGTGAAAGTGGCCGTTGAGCAGCCGGAAGCGGACCCGAAGAAAGAAGCGGCCCGGCTCGTGAAACTCGCGCGGGCGGCGTTCGCGCTGGGCGACTACGGGCGCGCGGCCGAGCACTTCGAGCGCGCGATCGCCGCGGACCCGACCGACGCGCGGGCATACTTCCTGCACGCGCAGGCCCGGTTCGCGGCCGGTCAGTTTGCGGAAGCGGTGGCCCGGATTCGCGACGGGCTCGCACGCGACGCGAAGTGGCCCGCCGCGGCGTTCGATCCGGCGGAAATGTACGACGGGCGCGCGGACCGTTTCGCAGCGCACCTCGCCGCGTTGAAGAAAGCTGTTGCGGACAACCCCGGCCAGGCTACGCTCGAATTCTTACTCGGGTATCAGTTGTGGTTCGGCGGGGAGAAGGCGGAATCGGAGAAGCTGTTCCGCGCGGCCGAAAAGCACCTCACGGCGCCCGGGCCGATTTCGCTGTTCAAGTGA
- a CDS encoding sigma-70 family RNA polymerase sigma factor has product MTAPTIRDYLNVLGSATARADDADLVARFAATRDQAAFELLVWRHAALVYRVCRAVLRDHHAAEDAAQATFLVLARKAESFGGRGSVVGWLYRASRRVSVRLARQRARRPVGGAVLDTWPAPAPAAADDTAGALCAEIDRLPEGYRVPILLCFFEGLTHAEAAHRTGWPVGTVAGRLARAKTLLAHRLSRRGVGLVAIALPVASAAFVGSTARAATAFAAGTPAPGLVTPTVLSLARGASTTMTTPLLKLSAAAVAVLCAVTAGVWGFAPPATPALVPAPPGAPGGALGGAAGPVPVKDTKPVVRDADAQQRARSSNNLKQIMIAVHGYHDQNGCLPRDITDNGGKRLLSWRVHLLPYLEQEALYKQFKLDEPWDSENNQKLLAQMPAVFRTGTDPKNGTKTYYQGFVGPGTVFEPGERITIAEITDGTSNTVGVIEAGPAAEWTKPGGIAYDPKQPFPKLVGPFSNVRMVALMDGATVAFKPDLKDGAFRKFVERADGELVDHDGARADVKPAAKEDQPPGGDLLKQNAELVDRMHALQAERQALLAEVAKNAKRAETSVEALTRENEVLKAEIEELKRQVEQLRKLTPKK; this is encoded by the coding sequence ATGACCGCGCCGACGATCCGCGATTACCTGAACGTCCTCGGCAGCGCCACGGCCCGCGCGGACGACGCCGACCTCGTGGCCCGGTTCGCGGCGACACGGGACCAGGCCGCGTTCGAGTTACTCGTGTGGCGACACGCGGCCCTCGTGTACCGGGTGTGCCGGGCCGTCCTGCGGGACCACCACGCGGCCGAGGACGCCGCCCAGGCCACGTTCCTCGTCCTCGCGCGCAAGGCCGAATCGTTCGGCGGGCGCGGGTCGGTGGTCGGGTGGCTCTACCGGGCCTCCCGACGTGTGTCGGTGCGCCTCGCACGGCAGCGCGCGCGTCGGCCGGTCGGAGGTGCCGTACTCGACACCTGGCCGGCACCCGCGCCCGCCGCTGCGGACGATACCGCGGGCGCGCTCTGTGCCGAGATCGACCGCCTGCCCGAGGGGTACCGAGTTCCCATCCTGTTGTGCTTCTTCGAGGGCCTGACCCACGCCGAGGCGGCCCACCGGACCGGGTGGCCCGTGGGCACGGTCGCGGGCCGGCTCGCCCGGGCCAAGACCCTTCTCGCCCACCGGCTGTCGCGCCGGGGCGTGGGACTGGTCGCCATCGCCCTGCCGGTCGCGTCCGCTGCCTTCGTTGGCTCGACCGCACGGGCCGCCACCGCGTTCGCCGCCGGCACGCCCGCCCCCGGGCTCGTTACTCCAACCGTTCTCTCCCTCGCTCGAGGAGCATCGACGACCATGACAACGCCCCTTCTAAAACTGTCGGCCGCGGCCGTCGCGGTGCTGTGCGCCGTTACCGCCGGTGTGTGGGGCTTTGCCCCGCCCGCTACACCCGCGCTCGTGCCCGCCCCGCCCGGCGCTCCGGGGGGCGCGCTCGGCGGGGCCGCCGGGCCGGTCCCGGTGAAGGATACGAAGCCGGTCGTGAGGGACGCCGACGCCCAACAACGGGCGCGTAGCTCGAACAACCTGAAGCAAATCATGATCGCCGTTCACGGGTACCACGACCAGAACGGCTGCCTCCCGCGGGACATCACCGACAACGGCGGCAAACGGCTCCTGAGCTGGCGCGTCCACCTGCTCCCGTACCTGGAACAAGAGGCCCTGTACAAGCAGTTCAAGTTGGACGAACCGTGGGACTCGGAGAACAACCAGAAGCTCCTCGCGCAGATGCCCGCGGTGTTCCGGACCGGTACCGACCCGAAGAACGGCACGAAGACCTACTACCAGGGGTTCGTCGGACCGGGCACCGTGTTCGAGCCGGGGGAGCGAATCACCATCGCCGAGATCACCGACGGCACCTCGAACACGGTCGGGGTGATCGAGGCCGGTCCGGCGGCGGAATGGACCAAGCCGGGCGGCATCGCTTACGACCCAAAGCAGCCGTTCCCGAAACTCGTCGGCCCGTTCTCGAACGTGCGCATGGTCGCGCTGATGGACGGGGCGACCGTAGCGTTCAAGCCGGATCTGAAGGACGGCGCGTTCCGCAAGTTCGTCGAACGGGCCGATGGTGAGCTCGTGGACCACGACGGGGCGCGGGCCGACGTGAAGCCCGCGGCCAAGGAGGACCAGCCGCCCGGCGGCGACCTCCTGAAACAGAACGCCGAGTTGGTGGACCGGATGCACGCTCTCCAGGCCGAGCGACAGGCGTTGCTGGCGGAGGTCGCGAAGAACGCGAAGCGGGCGGAGACGAGCGTGGAAGCGTTGACCCGCGAGAACGAGGTACTCAAGGCGGAGATCGAGGAGTTGAAGCGACAGGTCGAGCAACTCAGGAAGCTGACGCCGAAGAAGTGA
- a CDS encoding DUF3185 domain-containing protein translates to MRALGIVLIVVGILALAVPSFTFFTTERAVDTSFLTIDTKKPHTIVLNPIVGVVAAVAGIALVFAGGRKTGTV, encoded by the coding sequence ATGCGCGCATTAGGTATCGTGCTCATCGTCGTCGGCATCCTGGCCCTGGCCGTCCCGAGCTTCACCTTCTTTACCACCGAGCGGGCCGTCGACACCAGCTTCCTGACCATCGACACCAAGAAGCCCCACACGATCGTCCTGAACCCGATCGTCGGCGTCGTCGCCGCGGTCGCTGGCATCGCACTGGTGTTTGCCGGCGGCCGCAAAACCGGAACTGTCTGA
- a CDS encoding 50S ribosomal protein L11 methyltransferase: MDFFSHLEMPSLCLRDVTRTKAFRSAIERAVNSGDVVLDAGTGSGILAFFAAAAGARKVYAVEANEALANRLRANVELNGLEKVVEVICGDVRSLALPERVDVVLAEMIDTWLLDEHQVPALNALRAVGTIDAKTRIVPHRYEAFIAFGEVNFDCYGFKLPFPIHDWPDLDDNSGWHPLTFRAITQTAKVFDADFNDLIDPEFEVAVSVVPTTSGVINAVRISGLAHLGERVSLRDTLAFNGNKILPIAEIPVTAGQAVTFRICGYRGGSKDRGVLTINRD, from the coding sequence ATGGACTTCTTCTCCCACCTGGAAATGCCCTCGCTGTGCCTGCGAGACGTGACGCGCACCAAGGCATTCCGATCGGCAATCGAACGCGCAGTAAATTCGGGTGACGTGGTGCTGGATGCCGGAACGGGGAGCGGCATCCTCGCGTTCTTCGCCGCCGCAGCCGGGGCCAGGAAGGTGTACGCGGTCGAAGCCAACGAAGCCCTGGCGAACCGACTGCGCGCGAACGTGGAGCTGAACGGTCTCGAAAAGGTGGTCGAGGTCATCTGTGGCGACGTCCGTTCGCTGGCACTTCCGGAGCGGGTCGACGTCGTGCTCGCGGAGATGATCGACACCTGGCTGCTGGACGAGCACCAGGTGCCCGCGCTAAATGCCCTTCGGGCGGTCGGTACCATTGATGCGAAGACGCGCATCGTCCCGCACCGGTACGAGGCGTTCATCGCGTTCGGCGAGGTGAACTTCGACTGCTACGGGTTCAAGCTGCCGTTCCCGATCCACGACTGGCCCGATCTCGACGACAACAGCGGGTGGCACCCGCTGACGTTCCGAGCGATCACTCAGACTGCGAAGGTGTTCGACGCGGACTTTAACGACCTCATCGACCCCGAGTTCGAGGTGGCGGTGAGCGTTGTGCCGACGACCAGCGGGGTCATCAATGCCGTTCGCATCTCGGGCCTGGCGCACCTGGGCGAGCGCGTCTCGCTGCGCGACACACTGGCGTTCAACGGGAACAAGATTCTGCCCATCGCCGAGATCCCCGTGACGGCGGGCCAGGCCGTGACGTTTCGGATTTGCGGGTACCGGGGCGGATCGAAGGACCGTGGTGTGCTGACGATTAACCGGGACTGA
- a CDS encoding cysteine hydrolase family protein — protein sequence MPKRALVLIDIQHDYFPGGKWTLSGIDTAADNAAKVLAAARKTGDLVVHVRHEFPSADAPFFTPGSAGAQIHPKVRNLDGEPVVLKHHVNSFRETDLKAILDRHGVEEVVICGAMSHMCVDAGTRAASDLGYKCVVVHDACATRDQEFSGAVVPAAQVHAAFMAALQFGYAKLVSADEYVAAAP from the coding sequence ATGCCGAAGCGCGCACTGGTCCTGATCGACATCCAGCACGACTACTTTCCCGGCGGGAAGTGGACCCTCAGCGGGATCGACACCGCCGCCGATAACGCGGCGAAGGTGTTAGCCGCCGCCCGCAAGACGGGCGACCTGGTGGTCCACGTCCGGCACGAGTTCCCCTCCGCGGACGCCCCGTTCTTTACACCGGGATCGGCGGGCGCGCAGATCCACCCGAAGGTACGGAACCTCGACGGCGAGCCGGTGGTCCTGAAGCACCACGTTAACTCGTTTCGCGAGACGGACCTGAAGGCGATCTTGGACCGACACGGGGTCGAGGAGGTGGTGATTTGCGGGGCGATGAGCCACATGTGTGTGGACGCCGGCACGCGGGCGGCGAGCGATCTCGGCTACAAGTGCGTGGTCGTACACGACGCCTGCGCCACCCGCGACCAGGAGTTCTCGGGTGCGGTCGTTCCGGCCGCCCAGGTGCACGCCGCGTTCATGGCGGCCCTGCAGTTCGGGTACGCCAAGTTGGTCTCCGCGGACGAGTACGTCGCGGCCGCGCCCTGA
- a CDS encoding ATP-binding response regulator has product MSDTDERVLFLAPTKRDATAGLTLMTGAGLVCHACASLAELCRLVPDGAGAVVVPEEAAIGDGDGALKTAIRDQPPWSNLPILILTAAGPTATARVKALLDLGDVTLLKRPLEAAEFLNAVRSALRDRRRQYQVRGYIAEQTRQAEELRDADRRKDEFLAMLAHELRNPLAPIRNGLAILQMADGDRAVVRRTHGMMSRQVDHLGRLVDDLLDVSRITRGKVELRLEAVDLNAVLARAAEAARPLIDARRHRLVVTQPGRPVMVSADPTRLAQVVGNLLTNAAKYSDEGGRIDLILEEDGVAIVRVRDTGLGIPAEMLPRVFDLFTQVGRTLDRSDGGLGIGLTLVKSLVELHGGTVSAASAGPGEGSEFTVRLPKLARREENGAPQGAPAERVVPRRVLIVDDNPDAGDSLATLLEMTGHRVEVARSGPQGLEIAARLKPEVAVLDIGLPGMNGYELAGRMRAEPFGREIIMVALTGYGQEEDRRRTHEAGFDHHLTKPADLALLAALLQNGGP; this is encoded by the coding sequence ATGTCTGACACCGACGAGCGGGTGCTGTTCCTCGCCCCCACTAAGAGAGACGCGACCGCCGGGCTGACCCTCATGACCGGGGCCGGGCTGGTGTGCCACGCCTGCGCGTCCCTGGCCGAATTGTGCCGCCTGGTTCCGGACGGCGCCGGGGCCGTGGTCGTGCCCGAGGAGGCCGCGATCGGGGACGGGGACGGGGCGCTCAAAACCGCGATCCGCGACCAGCCGCCGTGGTCGAACCTGCCGATCCTGATACTCACGGCCGCCGGCCCGACCGCGACGGCGCGCGTCAAGGCGCTGCTCGACCTGGGCGACGTCACACTTCTCAAGCGCCCGCTGGAGGCGGCCGAGTTCCTCAACGCGGTCCGGTCCGCGCTCCGCGACCGTCGGCGGCAGTACCAGGTGCGCGGGTACATTGCCGAGCAGACGCGGCAGGCCGAGGAGTTGCGGGACGCCGACCGCCGCAAGGACGAGTTCCTCGCCATGCTCGCCCACGAGCTGCGCAACCCGCTCGCGCCCATACGCAACGGGCTGGCGATCCTCCAAATGGCGGACGGGGACCGCGCGGTGGTTCGGCGGACGCACGGCATGATGTCTCGTCAGGTGGACCACCTCGGGCGCCTGGTCGATGACCTCTTGGACGTGTCCCGGATCACCCGCGGGAAGGTGGAGCTGCGGCTGGAAGCCGTGGACCTGAACGCGGTCCTGGCCCGCGCCGCCGAGGCCGCCCGCCCGCTGATCGACGCCCGCCGCCACCGGCTCGTCGTGACCCAGCCCGGCCGACCCGTGATGGTGTCGGCCGACCCGACGCGGCTGGCCCAGGTGGTCGGGAACCTGCTCACCAACGCGGCCAAGTACAGCGACGAGGGGGGCCGCATCGACCTGATTCTGGAAGAGGACGGGGTGGCGATCGTCCGGGTGCGGGACACGGGCCTCGGCATCCCGGCGGAGATGCTACCGCGGGTGTTCGACCTGTTCACCCAGGTGGGGCGGACCCTCGACCGGTCCGACGGCGGACTGGGGATCGGGCTGACCCTGGTCAAGAGCCTGGTGGAACTGCACGGCGGCACGGTGTCGGCCGCGAGCGCCGGGCCGGGCGAGGGGAGCGAGTTCACCGTCCGGCTGCCGAAGCTCGCGCGGCGCGAGGAAAACGGCGCGCCACAAGGGGCGCCCGCCGAACGGGTGGTGCCGCGGCGCGTCCTGATCGTGGACGACAACCCGGACGCGGGGGACAGCCTCGCCACCCTGCTGGAGATGACCGGGCACCGGGTGGAGGTCGCCCGGAGCGGGCCGCAGGGGCTGGAGATCGCCGCCCGGCTGAAGCCCGAGGTGGCGGTGCTCGACATCGGGCTGCCGGGGATGAACGGGTACGAGCTGGCCGGGCGCATGCGGGCGGAGCCGTTCGGCCGGGAGATAATCATGGTGGCCCTGACCGGGTACGGGCAGGAGGAGGACCGGCGCCGGACTCACGAAGCCGGGTTCGACCACCACCTGACCAAGCCGGCGGACCTCGCCCTGCTCGCCGCGCTTCTCCAAAACGGCGGCCCCTGA
- a CDS encoding ATPase domain-containing protein has protein sequence MDGSPKRSSRLSATGIAGLDNVLGGGITTNRLYLIEGNPGSGKTTLALQYLFEGVRRKEPCLYVTLSESKAELIDVAESHGWSLDGIEIVELAASEADLEPDNQHTMFQPADVELGQTTKAVLAEVERVKPRRVVIDSLSELRLLAQSSLRYRRQILALKQFFTGRECTVLLLDDNTSSAGDLQLHSIAHGVISLEHLSPQYGAERRRLRVAKLRGQKFRGGYHDFNIATGGLDVFPRLIAAEHVENREQAVLTGGVPEFDRMLGGGIDFGTSVLLVGPAGCGKSSVAINYARAAATKGDRAALFTFDERAEVLLRRATGLGMDLTAQIKDKTLTLQQVDPAEMSPGEFAAGVRRAVDGGDGHAPAKVVVIDSLNGYLHSMPEEEFLTVQMHELLTYLGHKGVVTFLVLAQHGMIGSMQSPVDTTYLADTVVLFRYFEAAGEVRQAVSVVKKRSGMHERTIREMKLDGGIRVGEPLKEFRGVLMGTPTYGGETDTLMGPANV, from the coding sequence ATGGACGGCTCGCCTAAACGCTCGTCGCGCCTTTCCGCCACCGGCATCGCCGGTCTGGATAACGTTCTGGGCGGCGGGATCACCACCAATCGCCTCTACCTGATCGAGGGCAATCCCGGTTCGGGAAAGACCACCCTAGCGCTCCAGTACCTCTTTGAAGGCGTGCGCCGAAAAGAGCCGTGCTTGTACGTGACGCTGTCCGAATCGAAGGCCGAACTCATTGACGTGGCCGAGTCCCATGGGTGGTCCCTCGACGGCATCGAGATCGTCGAGTTGGCCGCGTCCGAGGCCGATCTGGAACCGGACAACCAGCACACCATGTTCCAGCCGGCCGACGTCGAGCTCGGCCAGACCACCAAAGCCGTCCTTGCCGAGGTCGAGCGGGTCAAGCCCCGGCGGGTGGTCATCGACTCCCTGTCCGAACTCCGCCTCCTTGCCCAGAGCTCGCTCCGGTACCGCCGCCAGATCCTCGCGCTCAAGCAGTTCTTCACCGGCCGCGAATGCACGGTGCTGCTGCTCGACGACAACACCTCGTCGGCCGGCGACCTGCAGCTCCACAGCATCGCCCACGGGGTCATCAGCCTCGAGCACCTGTCCCCTCAGTACGGGGCCGAGCGCCGGCGGCTGCGGGTGGCCAAACTCCGCGGGCAGAAGTTCCGCGGCGGGTACCACGACTTCAACATCGCCACCGGCGGGCTCGACGTGTTCCCTCGGTTGATCGCCGCCGAGCACGTCGAGAACCGGGAGCAAGCCGTGCTCACCGGGGGCGTGCCGGAATTCGACCGCATGCTCGGCGGCGGGATCGACTTCGGCACCAGCGTGCTCCTCGTCGGCCCGGCCGGGTGCGGCAAGTCGTCGGTCGCCATCAACTATGCCCGCGCCGCCGCGACGAAGGGTGACCGGGCCGCCCTATTCACGTTCGACGAGCGGGCCGAGGTGCTGCTCCGCCGGGCGACCGGGTTGGGCATGGATCTGACCGCGCAGATCAAGGACAAGACGCTCACCCTCCAGCAAGTGGACCCGGCCGAGATGTCCCCCGGCGAGTTCGCCGCCGGGGTCCGCCGGGCGGTGGACGGGGGGGACGGGCACGCCCCGGCCAAGGTCGTCGTCATCGACAGCCTGAACGGGTACCTGCACTCCATGCCGGAGGAGGAGTTCCTCACGGTCCAGATGCACGAACTGCTCACGTACCTCGGGCACAAGGGCGTCGTCACGTTCCTCGTCCTCGCCCAGCACGGCATGATCGGGAGCATGCAGAGCCCGGTGGACACCACGTACCTGGCCGACACCGTCGTCCTGTTCCGGTACTTCGAGGCGGCCGGCGAGGTGCGGCAGGCCGTCTCGGTGGTGAAGAAGCGAAGCGGCATGCACGAACGGACCATCCGCGAGATGAAGCTGGACGGCGGCATCCGCGTGGGCGAGCCGCTCAAGGAGTTCCGCGGGGTGTTGATGGGGACGCCGACCTACGGCGGCGAGACGGACACGCTGATGGGGCCGGCGAATGTCTGA
- a CDS encoding SDR family NAD(P)-dependent oxidoreductase, translated as MDLQLKGKTAVVTGSTAGIGLSIAEELAREGVKVFVAGRTQPKIDEALNVVRKAGDAEGVVADAGTAEGCAALIKRVPKVDVLVNNLGIYEAKPFAEIPDEDWLKLFQVNVMSGVRLSRHYFPQMLASGWGRVIFVASESGVMTPPEMIHYGMTKSSQLALCRGMAELTKGTQVTVNTVLPGPTMSEGIVDFLKSVSPHAKDAAEAEAEFFRVHRSSSLLQRLIDPAEIAHMVAYLASPLSAATNGAALRVEGGLLRSIV; from the coding sequence ATGGACTTGCAACTCAAGGGGAAGACTGCCGTTGTCACGGGGTCAACGGCGGGGATCGGTCTGTCGATCGCCGAAGAACTCGCCCGCGAGGGGGTGAAGGTGTTCGTCGCCGGGCGCACCCAACCGAAGATCGACGAGGCGCTCAATGTGGTACGGAAGGCAGGTGACGCCGAAGGGGTCGTCGCCGACGCGGGCACGGCCGAGGGGTGCGCGGCCCTCATCAAGCGGGTGCCGAAGGTGGACGTCCTGGTGAACAACCTGGGCATCTACGAGGCGAAGCCGTTCGCCGAGATCCCGGACGAGGACTGGCTGAAACTGTTCCAGGTGAACGTGATGAGCGGGGTGCGGCTGTCCCGCCACTACTTCCCGCAGATGCTGGCATCGGGGTGGGGGCGGGTGATCTTCGTGGCCAGCGAGTCGGGTGTGATGACCCCGCCCGAGATGATCCACTACGGGATGACGAAGTCGAGCCAACTGGCCCTCTGCCGCGGGATGGCGGAGCTGACCAAGGGGACGCAGGTGACGGTCAACACGGTCCTCCCCGGGCCGACGATGTCGGAGGGGATCGTCGACTTCCTCAAGTCGGTGTCACCTCACGCGAAGGACGCGGCCGAGGCGGAGGCCGAGTTCTTCCGCGTGCACCGCTCCTCGTCGCTGCTCCAGCGGTTGATCGACCCGGCGGAGATCGCTCACATGGTCGCGTACCTGGCCAGCCCGCTGTCGGCCGCGACCAATGGTGCGGCGTTGCGAGTCGAGGGCGGGTTGCTCCGGTCGATCGTCTGA
- a CDS encoding MarC family protein: MLHDFSSTVLLLVAGLFPIINPPAAGFIILSLVPNAAPAQRAELARRISFNSFVILLASLSVGAYVLAFFGISIPVLRVAGGIIIGSAGWKLLHSPHDDKKGHEPPRADPSGSESLGVQAFYPLTLPITVGPGSIAVAIALATGFPREGPTPVHAAAVSTALLVLCASIYLCVRFAANVERLLGAVGSQVAMRLFAFILFCIGVQIFWLGLSELIAAQNTK, encoded by the coding sequence GTGTTGCACGACTTCAGTTCCACCGTACTTCTGCTCGTCGCCGGCCTGTTCCCGATCATCAACCCGCCGGCCGCCGGGTTCATCATCCTGAGCCTGGTCCCGAACGCGGCGCCCGCGCAGCGCGCCGAACTGGCCCGGCGGATCTCGTTCAACAGCTTCGTCATCCTGCTCGCATCGCTCTCGGTCGGGGCCTACGTGCTGGCCTTCTTCGGGATCTCCATTCCCGTCCTGCGCGTCGCGGGCGGGATCATCATCGGCAGCGCCGGGTGGAAGTTGCTGCACTCGCCGCACGACGACAAGAAGGGGCACGAACCGCCCCGCGCGGACCCCTCGGGCAGCGAGTCGCTCGGCGTCCAGGCGTTCTACCCGCTGACCCTGCCCATTACCGTCGGCCCCGGCTCCATCGCCGTCGCGATCGCTCTTGCAACCGGGTTCCCGCGCGAAGGCCCGACGCCCGTCCACGCCGCCGCCGTGAGCACCGCGCTGTTGGTCCTCTGCGCCAGTATCTACTTGTGCGTGCGGTTCGCCGCCAACGTGGAGCGGCTCCTCGGGGCCGTGGGCTCCCAGGTCGCGATGCGGCTGTTCGCGTTCATCCTGTTCTGCATTGGCGTCCAGATATTCTGGCTCGGGCTCTCGGAACTGATCGCGGCGCAAAACACGAAGTGA